A genome region from Streptomyces sp. S4.7 includes the following:
- a CDS encoding NAD-dependent epimerase/dehydratase family protein, producing MPQHEQPPTNASPRRAVVTGSAGFIGSHLAHALVQAGTTVIGVDRRDPSTAPTAAANLAALRGRPGYHHVTADLLHCAIDPLLIDADTVFHLAGIPGVRPSWGPQFGDYLASNVLATHRVLEASTRIGVSRLVVASSSSVYGPTDGDASRETDRPNPASPYAVTKLAEEQLCLAYAERPVGPSVVALRYFTVYGPRQRADMFTHRALYAALTGQPLRLYGDGHQRRDFTYIDDVVAATIAAGTIPNAHGTINVGGGSNASLLDVINIANSLTGREIQLHQDHVRNGDVLLTRADPGRAEEVLGWQPRVDLHSGLRAHMQALASPVPDYSRAA from the coding sequence GTGCCACAGCACGAGCAGCCCCCGACCAACGCTTCGCCCCGACGGGCCGTGGTGACCGGCTCCGCCGGATTCATCGGCTCCCACCTCGCCCACGCCCTCGTCCAGGCCGGCACCACCGTGATTGGCGTGGACCGCCGAGACCCGTCTACCGCCCCGACGGCCGCCGCCAACCTCGCCGCGCTGCGGGGTCGCCCGGGATATCACCACGTCACGGCCGACCTCCTCCACTGCGCGATCGACCCGCTCCTGATCGACGCCGACACCGTCTTCCACCTCGCCGGCATCCCCGGCGTACGGCCCTCGTGGGGACCGCAGTTCGGCGACTACCTCGCGTCCAACGTGCTGGCCACCCACCGCGTCCTCGAAGCCTCCACCCGGATCGGCGTATCCCGGCTCGTCGTAGCCTCCTCCTCCAGCGTCTACGGCCCGACCGACGGCGACGCGAGTCGCGAGACCGACCGCCCCAACCCCGCTTCCCCGTACGCCGTGACCAAGCTGGCCGAGGAGCAGCTCTGTCTCGCCTACGCCGAGCGCCCCGTCGGCCCCAGCGTGGTCGCCCTGCGGTACTTCACCGTCTACGGCCCCCGGCAGCGTGCCGACATGTTCACCCACCGCGCCCTGTACGCCGCCCTGACCGGACAACCCCTGCGCCTTTACGGAGACGGTCACCAGCGCCGCGACTTCACCTACATCGACGACGTGGTCGCCGCCACGATCGCCGCCGGCACCATCCCGAACGCGCACGGCACCATCAACGTCGGCGGTGGCTCGAACGCGTCCCTGCTGGACGTGATCAACATCGCCAACAGCCTCACCGGCCGCGAGATCCAGCTCCATCAGGACCACGTGCGCAACGGGGACGTCCTCCTCACGCGTGCCGACCCCGGCCGTGCGGAAGAGGTCCTCGGCTGGCAGCCGCGCGTCGATCTCCACAGCGGACTGCGCGCTCACATGCAGGCGCTGGCCTCCCCGGTGCCGGACTACAGCCGCGCCGCCTAG
- a CDS encoding adenosylhomocysteinase produces METPERARLDAFFRRITAQFPAGQAITTLVITHLLQERPAFLRAMTAVSTIGAVLPKPRSIHQPTLDTVRHTLPVHDLTRERFTDETQALHYLEDTAGGQDVVLVDIGGYFAPSLDTLVNKFSGRILGVVEDTENGHQRYAALGSLPCPVVSVARSPLKDCEDHLVGRSIVFSTDALVRARGDILTSRSACVIGFGKIGRSIAQTLRAQDLRVTVYDNDAVKRVQAHALGFHTSASTTEAVHNADLVLCATGNLALRHDDFAALRNGAYLGSVTSSEDELELGSLDDLYERQPVGTQLTRYEVTGHYFYVLADGGAVNFVHGAAVGTYIHLVQAEILAATAALSHARLQPGLHEMPAADRDTIARTWLRHFER; encoded by the coding sequence ATGGAGACCCCCGAGCGAGCGCGGCTGGACGCCTTCTTCCGAAGGATCACCGCGCAGTTCCCCGCTGGCCAGGCGATCACGACGCTGGTCATCACGCACCTGCTTCAGGAACGACCTGCGTTCTTGCGCGCCATGACCGCGGTGTCCACTATCGGCGCCGTCCTCCCCAAGCCCCGGTCGATCCACCAGCCGACCCTCGACACCGTCCGCCACACCCTGCCGGTCCACGACCTGACCCGGGAGCGGTTCACCGACGAGACCCAGGCCCTGCACTATCTGGAGGACACGGCCGGCGGCCAAGACGTCGTCCTGGTCGACATCGGCGGGTACTTCGCGCCCAGCCTCGACACCCTCGTGAACAAGTTCTCCGGCCGCATCCTCGGCGTCGTCGAGGACACCGAGAACGGGCACCAGCGGTACGCGGCCCTCGGCTCGCTCCCGTGCCCGGTCGTGTCCGTGGCCCGCTCACCGCTCAAGGACTGCGAGGACCACCTCGTCGGCCGGTCCATCGTGTTCTCTACCGACGCCCTCGTCCGCGCCCGCGGGGACATCCTCACGAGCCGCAGCGCCTGCGTCATCGGCTTCGGCAAGATCGGTCGCTCGATTGCGCAGACCCTGCGTGCCCAGGACCTGCGCGTCACCGTGTACGACAACGACGCGGTCAAGCGGGTACAGGCGCACGCCCTTGGCTTCCACACCAGCGCGTCCACCACCGAGGCCGTCCACAACGCGGATCTCGTCCTGTGCGCCACCGGCAATCTCGCCCTCCGGCACGACGATTTCGCTGCCCTGCGCAACGGCGCGTACCTCGGATCGGTGACCTCCTCCGAGGACGAACTCGAACTGGGCAGCCTCGACGACCTCTACGAACGTCAGCCCGTCGGAACCCAGTTGACCCGGTACGAGGTCACCGGCCACTACTTCTACGTTCTCGCCGACGGCGGTGCCGTCAACTTCGTGCACGGCGCCGCCGTCGGCACCTACATCCACCTCGTCCAAGCCGAGATACTCGCCGCCACCGCCGCACTCAGCCACGCGCGGCTCCAGCCCGGACTGCACGAGATGCCGGCGGCCGACCGCGACACCATCGCCAGAACCTGGCTCCGCCACTTCGAAAGGTGA
- a CDS encoding NUDIX domain-containing protein codes for MTPLPPSTGHVLAVTEAYLARHPDERASLAMLFDVLAGADDPTSRKTFPAHVTCSAIVINGERHVLHILHKASGEFLAPGGHNEPSDQRLRDAALRELHEEAGIPPSAVVPLAGYEDIPLDIEVHAIDANPSKNEPAHHHVDFRWAFQLVTDHAVVLQEEEVDGYQWRPFATTASPTVRAKLAQLT; via the coding sequence GTGACCCCGTTGCCACCCTCCACCGGACACGTCCTTGCCGTCACCGAGGCGTACCTCGCCCGTCACCCGGACGAGCGCGCCTCCCTGGCGATGCTGTTCGACGTACTCGCGGGCGCGGACGATCCCACCAGCCGCAAGACCTTCCCCGCCCACGTGACCTGCAGCGCCATCGTCATCAATGGTGAACGGCACGTGCTCCACATCCTGCACAAGGCGTCCGGGGAATTTCTGGCGCCCGGCGGGCACAACGAACCGTCCGACCAGCGCCTGCGCGACGCCGCCCTGCGCGAACTGCACGAGGAGGCCGGCATCCCGCCGAGCGCCGTGGTTCCCCTCGCCGGCTACGAGGACATCCCCCTCGACATCGAAGTGCACGCGATCGACGCGAACCCGTCGAAGAACGAGCCGGCCCACCACCACGTGGACTTCCGCTGGGCCTTCCAACTCGTGACCGATCACGCGGTGGTGCTGCAGGAGGAGGAGGTCGACGGCTACCAGTGGCGGCCGTTCGCGACCACTGCCTCACCCACCGTCCGCGCCAAGCTCGCCCAGCTCACCTGA
- a CDS encoding 3-deoxy-manno-octulosonate cytidylyltransferase — MAATTARQTDAERRRHIAVIPCRWGASRFPGKPLALLGGKPLLWHVHQRCLEAKRLDGAIVATDDERIEAACRELGIDCIRTGEHLTGTDRVAEVAERLPADGYINVQGDEPFIAPGAIDAISEALEHLPPGTLAVNAYTELVDIAAALDSNVVKVVVAAQGDALMFSRHPIPYPKGERPKYARQLGLYGFAGHSLQRFRQLRQGPLERAEGVEMLRFIEHGHAVQMVPVTDDGVAVDTPEDLARASILLARYAEA, encoded by the coding sequence GTGGCCGCCACCACAGCCCGACAGACCGACGCCGAACGACGCCGGCACATCGCCGTCATACCGTGCCGCTGGGGTGCCTCCCGCTTCCCCGGCAAACCACTGGCCCTCCTCGGCGGCAAGCCGCTGCTCTGGCACGTTCACCAGCGCTGCCTGGAAGCCAAACGCCTCGACGGAGCCATCGTCGCCACGGACGACGAACGCATCGAAGCGGCGTGCCGCGAACTAGGCATCGACTGCATCCGCACCGGGGAGCACCTCACCGGCACCGACCGCGTCGCAGAGGTCGCCGAGCGCCTCCCGGCCGACGGATACATCAACGTCCAGGGCGACGAGCCGTTCATCGCACCCGGTGCGATCGACGCCATCTCGGAAGCTCTGGAGCACCTGCCTCCGGGCACGCTGGCCGTGAACGCTTACACCGAACTGGTCGACATCGCCGCAGCCCTGGACAGCAACGTCGTCAAGGTCGTCGTCGCCGCTCAGGGCGACGCCCTGATGTTCTCGCGCCACCCCATTCCCTATCCGAAGGGGGAGCGGCCGAAGTACGCACGCCAGCTGGGCCTCTACGGATTCGCTGGCCACTCTCTCCAGCGCTTCCGGCAACTTCGGCAGGGGCCCTTGGAGCGCGCAGAAGGAGTGGAGATGCTGCGCTTCATCGAGCACGGCCACGCTGTACAGATGGTGCCTGTTACGGACGACGGCGTTGCGGTGGACACTCCAGAGGATCTCGCGCGAGCCAGCATCCTGCTCGCCCGGTACGCAGAAGCATGA
- a CDS encoding cytochrome P450, with amino-acid sequence MTDPTQDPRFLQDPYPTYAAMRSRCPVQSVPTGSGGHISYLVTGYAEAREALRDARLSKDTAAFFAGNGSRRRLHPAVAHTMLASDPPEHTRLRRLVTKAFTTGAVTDMRPFIARVTDELLDQWPVGERFDFVASLAVPLPVIVICELLGVPKEDRPDVQRWSGELFAAGKSDVIDAASHSMADYMTTLIAAKRLAPGASLLDRLISERDGDDHLSEEELVSLAVLLLVAGHETTTNFLGNATLALLQHRAELDRLRQNPDDVPAVLDELLRFDSPVSTATFRFTTEAVTLGCTDIPAGVPVLVALGAANRDPERFPSPDLLDLDRDAAAHLSFGHGIHRCVGAPLAKAEVEIALRAVLTRFPGIRLAAPTDQLDWRRTRLVRGLATLPVLV; translated from the coding sequence TGGGTCCGGTGGGCACATCAGCTACCTGGTCACCGGCTACGCGGAAGCGAGGGAAGCTCTCCGCGACGCACGGCTCTCGAAGGACACTGCCGCCTTCTTCGCGGGCAACGGGTCACGGCGTCGACTACACCCTGCGGTGGCGCACACAATGTTGGCCAGCGACCCGCCCGAGCACACCCGCCTCCGCAGGCTGGTGACCAAAGCGTTCACGACTGGGGCAGTCACGGACATGCGTCCGTTCATTGCCCGGGTCACCGACGAGCTGCTGGATCAGTGGCCCGTCGGAGAGCGGTTCGACTTCGTGGCCAGTCTGGCGGTACCGCTGCCGGTCATCGTGATCTGCGAGCTACTCGGAGTTCCGAAGGAGGACCGACCCGACGTCCAACGCTGGTCAGGAGAGCTGTTCGCGGCAGGCAAGTCCGACGTCATCGACGCGGCCTCGCATTCCATGGCCGACTACATGACGACCCTCATCGCCGCCAAGCGCCTGGCCCCCGGCGCTTCTCTTCTCGACCGGCTCATCTCGGAGCGCGACGGAGACGACCATCTGAGCGAGGAGGAGCTGGTCTCGCTGGCGGTGCTGTTGCTTGTGGCCGGGCACGAGACCACCACCAACTTCCTCGGAAACGCCACCCTGGCGCTGCTCCAGCACCGTGCCGAGCTGGATCGCCTTCGGCAGAATCCGGACGATGTCCCAGCCGTGCTGGACGAGCTGCTTCGGTTCGATTCTCCCGTCAGTACAGCAACCTTTCGGTTCACCACGGAGGCCGTCACGCTCGGCTGTACCGATATCCCTGCCGGTGTCCCGGTACTAGTCGCTCTTGGAGCCGCCAACCGCGACCCAGAGCGGTTCCCGTCGCCGGACCTGCTCGACTTGGACCGAGACGCCGCCGCTCATCTCAGCTTCGGCCATGGCATCCACCGCTGTGTCGGTGCTCCCCTGGCCAAAGCTGAGGTGGAGATCGCCCTCCGAGCGGTACTGACTCGGTTTCCCGGAATCCGGCTTGCCGCGCCAACTGACCAACTGGACTGGCGGCGCACCCGTCTCGTTCGCGGACTGGCAACTCTTCCTGTCCTGGTGTAG